The genomic segment GGGGAACCGGACGAAAGCACGATGAGAGGCAGAGGAAAAGGGGACACGAGAGGGGACACGAAAGGGGGAGAGGACAGGCTGGTTGAAAGTCGAGCGATCCGTGATTCGAGTGGCGAAAAAAGAGACGCTGACAAGGCTCGTTCCGACCGTTTATTTCTATATCTACCCGTCGGTGGATTTACATAAGGATCAATGTCGCCTATTCCTCCGGTTCTGATGCTGTGGCTTCTGCTGGTGTCGCTGCCGCTGCCGCCGGCGCAAGCCGGCGAAATGATGGATCTCTTTGCTCTGATACGGGGAACGCTTAAATATTGGCGTAGAATCTACCAGATGTACGAGGAGGAAGTGGCTCTCGGCTATTGTTGGGCGGAGTACTTTCTGCATCACGAGGAAGACGCGACGAACGCCACGATCCCGTCGTCCCAGTCGATCGACCCATCGAATTTTCTGCCAGTGGAAAACGACGGTTTTGGAAAACACCACTGGAACCATTGGGGGATTATTGCGATAGAAAACCGCGGGACGCGTTATCGCGGCAAACGATCTTATGCGATACAGAGTTCgacgaggaaagaagaaatGTTTGACGCATCGAGAAATTCTAAGACAATGTACTGGCGCACAAAGCAAAGGTATAAGTGGAGAGGGAACGGACTCGAGTCGAATTTCACGCGTAATAAGAACAATCGTTCTACGAGTTGCGCGAACTTTCCCAGGAATACGGAAAGGAAACTTGCCGTTTTAACGGCGGACAGCGGCAAAGAAACGCTAAAATCTACGAAGGAAAGAGAAATTTCAAAGACTCGGGAGAAGAATTTTAGCCCGTGCTCGAAAAACATAGAAAACGTAGCGTCCGAATCGAGTAACTTATCGGAATTGAGATCGAATTGGAGATTCGCCGAGGTGTCGAGTAATTTGGCAAATCGTAATAAACGATCCTATAGAGCGCACAATTTTAAGAAGAaagatgaaatttcgaaaatcttAAACAAGCATGTTCGTGCATCGTCAAAAAATTGGACGCCAACGAATGTGAATTTTCGATCTTCGATCGAATTTCCTATCGATACGCGAGAATACAGCTATAGCGAGAGTTCTCGCGGAACGCTGAATTCAACGAAGGAAAAGGAGATTTCGGAGAATATCGGTGGGAGGGACGCGACTCCTATCGAGAAATCTGTGCACATAGCTTCGAACGCGAGTCTAGGATCTAGCGTGACAGAGTTCGAGTGGAATAGAAAAAATTCGATTTCTAGATCTAACGCGATCAACGATCCTGCCAACTTTATGAAATCGGTAGCTTCGAAACTAATTTCCAAGGTTTCACCGAAGAATTCAAAGACTACCGAATGGAACGCTTCCGTTAAAAAGCCCGCGACTTTCGATACGCATTCGGGAACCGACGAAGCAAAACTAGAAGCAAACGTGAAAACTCGGAATCCGGGGAACGACGATCCCGTAAAGTACGAAAGATTTCCTAGGAATGCACCGCGTCGTAGTAGACGTTCCTCTGAAATATCGAACTCCGTAGACGCGAATATCGAGGAAACGTCGAAGATCGCTAGCGATGCCTTTGCTCGAGAACTCGCAAGTTGGAGcacacgctcgaaaactagcAAGACGAAGTTTAAATCGAACGAGTTATGCTCGAGTTCCAGATGGAAGGATATCGATCCTGTAACCGATCGGATCGAACGGGCATTTCCCAAAGATACGCGGCACGATTACTCTGCCCTCGCCGACAAACGTTTCATCGAACCGTCGTACCTGCCTCGAAACTCGAACGtggacaaattttcaaatacttcGAAGAGTAGTATTTTTGAAAGAAGAAAGGGTAGAAAAGTGGCCGTCGAAGAGGCAACTTCCGACGTACGCTCAAAAACCAGCAAAGTGAAAGTTTGGTCGAACGAGCGGAGAAACGCTGTTGGCTCTGATTCGAGATCGATAAACTGTGTCTGTCAGAAAGGTATTTGGCTCGCGATCGTCGACGACGTCGAAGGAGTCTCGTTGCTCGTTCCATCTTCGTCGACGAAAGAACAACCGGAGAATCGGCAGGATCGCTCGTCCCCGAGGGAGAAAACGGAGAAGATGGCGCGGATGGACGCGGAATTTAAAAGAACTCGAGCAGAAGGCGATCTTAGCGGAAAGTCGGAGAATCTCCGAGTGGATAGGCGTCGTAAACTTCTATTCTCGAAGACGAATCGCGTTACTTCCGGTACGGTCTCGCGACTAGAGCCATCGAAACGATCTCGTTCGTTGCCTCTCGGAGAGATCGCCTCGTTGAATCGGAGATTTAAGAACACCGAGACGAGCAATCGAGTCGATAATAGTAGGAAACCGAGCGATGTTTTCCACCTGAGAAAGTTCGGCCCGTCGATGCTCGCGTTTCAAAATACGGAACAACGTCCGGCGACTTGGTGGGACAATTACCGGCAAAATTTACGTCGTAAACGTGACGCAAACGATCGTACAAGAAGCCGGTTCGTTCGGTCTCCGTCGAAGAGCAAACCCGTCACTTTCTACAACGCGATGACTCTGCGTGAAATTGCGAGATTCGGCGCGAGGTACGCCACGTCCGACTACGATATTTGGACGAACGGCATCAAAAATCTATCGAGAAGCGAGGAAGGATCGTCGGAGGGAACTAGATTCGACGATCCGAAGGAAACGGTATATCGTTCGAAGCGATACCAAGATAGCGGTCTAGCGACGAGCCGCGAATCACCACCCATTGTCGTCGAAGAAGCCGAAAGCGGTCTCTTTCGCCTAAAATCGGAGAGGAAAATTCGGAAATGGCTGCAAAGTCGAAAGGAATGGAACGCCTCGAAACGATCGTCGACCACGAACGATGATAATCGGTATCGAAGGAACGATCACGGTTACATCGTTGAGACGTCGGTTACCGAACGAACGGGAAAAAAGTCAGCTACTCGACGTCCCGAGGGAGGTCCCTCGTTACTTCCCGTCACCTACCAACGATTTATGGGGGATTACGGCAGTCGATCGTCGAGGACTAAGGATCAAGGTCGACGATTCTCGATGGCAAAAGTCGAGACACGTGAAACGAATAGAGCTCGCGACACGCTTTTCTATTTTCGCCAAGTGTTTATGGGTTTTTTAAGGACCTTGGGATTCTTCTTGAACGTGGGTAGACAGCTGATGGATTACGTGGACTCGAACAGCGTGCTTGCTTGCACCAAGGACTATTTACTGGGCAAGGCTGTTCATTGGATAGATTCGTGAATCGCGAGAATAGCGATTCGaagcgaaagagagaaagagagatcgtTTCTTTCGCCGGACTACTGGAAAGTAGAACGGGTGCAAATGGCCAAGCGAATACGGCTTTAGACGTTAGATACGAGGTCGGTAAATGGATTTACTAAGGTGAGTCACGATTGTTCGCTTAATTTGAATTGTATTTTATAGATCGACCGTCTTACTTGGGTAATGTTATTCGCGCGAATCAAGCTTCGTCGTACTCGCGGCAAGATGGAACGAGCATACCGAATTCGATAGATTTTCCTTCGAAGAACGAAATACCCGAGTACTTTGCGCATACATTTTATGACTCATCTTAGTTACGGCGTTTTATTTACCAGGTGCTTCTTTATAAAGGTTAAAACAACGGATGTAGTAGCTTTTATCGTAGCACGTACGATTGCTGCGTGTGATCGTTGCGTTTCTCGATTATATTTAGCGTTTGTTTAGATTTCGTATTTCGTATATGCGACGAAAATGTACCGACTCGTACAAATATAGCTTCGTAAAATAACCTGTTACTGGGATGGgttgtatttatttgaaaattggcCGAATTATTTCTCTCCGCTTATCGTTGGAAACTTTGACGATTATTCGATCAAGCTCTTGATTCTTAGTACGGATCATCGATAATCTAAAGAAGATAGCTCGTTGGAAGGCTAAAATAATTAGATATCGAACTCTTTGCTGCTCGTTTCTACGTCTACTTATTAGTAGCCAAGCGTCTTTATCTTTCAAACGTGTCGTCATCAAACGTGTTATTTGTTACGCAATGTTAGACATATTTCTTTGATTTAACCAATAAGTGTGTAATCGAAAGATAACTTGTAACATAGGAGACTaagatttctatatttattaaatatttctatatttctttacatatatatcgttttatctACGTATATCTTACTCTTACActtatatttcaaataagttCGATTCATATATCTTCGTTGTACTTGGTAATATCACGAGACAAGATTATTCGATAAAACCAGGCGCGAACGAACGCGCGATTTGACGGACAAACTTTCTCGAAGGGACGCCATCAAAGACTTTGCGATTACCGTCGAAATGCTACCCCTAGAGCGGTCGTTACCTGCAAACGCAAAAACCACGCCTGCTAGCCTCGCTAGAGGGACCACCTTCGGTCTTCTTATCCGGCGATAAGACTCGGTAGTCGCATCAACCAGCTCCTGAAATCTGAAAATACAGAGGGTCCGAGATCGATCGTAAAAGTCCCTGTAAAAGAATCCGATGGCTGTACTTATcctatgaaaaaaaagaaatcgatataCAAAGAAGAAGATGACTTTAACGACATGACGAACGAGACTTGGCCCACTTTTATTTTTACCCCTAATCGTAATTCTGCTCGATCGTAGCTTGGATAGACCATTTTGCACGTGACAAGGATAAAACTCCACGTAGCAG from the Bombus terrestris chromosome 1, iyBomTerr1.2, whole genome shotgun sequence genome contains:
- the LOC110119538 gene encoding uncharacterized protein LOC110119538, producing MSPIPPVLMLWLLLVSLPLPPAQAGEMMDLFALIRGTLKYWRRIYQMYEEEVALGYCWAEYFLHHEEDATNATIPSSQSIDPSNFLPVENDGFGKHHWNHWGIIAIENRGTRYRGKRSYAIQSSTRKEEMFDASRNSKTMYWRTKQRYKWRGNGLESNFTRNKNNRSTSCANFPRNTERKLAVLTADSGKETLKSTKEREISKTREKNFSPCSKNIENVASESSNLSELRSNWRFAEVSSNLANRNKRSYRAHNFKKKDEISKILNKHVRASSKNWTPTNVNFRSSIEFPIDTREYSYSESSRGTLNSTKEKEISENIGGRDATPIEKSVHIASNASLGSSVTEFEWNRKNSISRSNAINDPANFMKSVASKLISKVSPKNSKTTEWNASVKKPATFDTHSGTDEAKLEANVKTRNPGNDDPVKYERFPRNAPRRSRRSSEISNSVDANIEETSKIASDAFARELASWSTRSKTSKTKFKSNELCSSSRWKDIDPVTDRIERAFPKDTRHDYSALADKRFIEPSYLPRNSNVDKFSNTSKSSIFERRKGRKVAVEEATSDVRSKTSKVKVWSNERRNAVGSDSRSINCVCQKGIWLAIVDDVEGVSLLVPSSSTKEQPENRQDRSSPREKTEKMARMDAEFKRTRAEGDLSGKSENLRVDRRRKLLFSKTNRVTSGTVSRLEPSKRSRSLPLGEIASLNRRFKNTETSNRVDNSRKPSDVFHLRKFGPSMLAFQNTEQRPATWWDNYRQNLRRKRDANDRTRSRFVRSPSKSKPVTFYNAMTLREIARFGARYATSDYDIWTNGIKNLSRSEEGSSEGTRFDDPKETVYRSKRYQDSGLATSRESPPIVVEEAESGLFRLKSERKIRKWLQSRKEWNASKRSSTTNDDNRYRRNDHGYIVETSVTERTGKKSATRRPEGGPSLLPVTYQRFMGDYGSRSSRTKDQGRRFSMAKVETRETNRARDTLFYFRQVFMGFLRTLGFFLNVGRQLMDYVDSNSVLACTKDYLLGKAVHWIDS